In Vibrio lentus, a single genomic region encodes these proteins:
- a CDS encoding GntR family transcriptional regulator gives MRFVMSSPTLTDKVSKMIRQDILNGELLPGQKLVVADLKSRYNVGASPIREALVQLSWSKYVKLEPQKGCWVSPVSKKELNDLYESLRVVSSVLLKKAISSGDESWELEVLTSYHKLSKIQYVAEEFDCAEWEERHQQFHVSLLEGADSENMFKFFDDLINQVKRYRFLVLSAETVTDDLFNIDEHEMIMKLVLAKNVDQATELLDQHLLSSMKRIEEVIEAA, from the coding sequence ATGAGGTTTGTAATGTCTAGTCCTACTCTCACTGATAAAGTATCGAAAATGATTCGCCAAGATATCCTGAATGGTGAATTGCTCCCTGGCCAAAAACTCGTTGTTGCTGATCTAAAAAGTAGATACAACGTGGGTGCATCGCCAATTCGTGAAGCCTTGGTACAATTGTCTTGGAGCAAGTACGTAAAACTAGAGCCACAAAAAGGCTGCTGGGTATCTCCGGTATCAAAGAAAGAGCTTAACGATTTATACGAAAGCCTTCGTGTTGTCTCTTCAGTTTTGCTTAAAAAAGCCATTTCATCAGGCGATGAGAGCTGGGAATTAGAAGTACTGACGTCTTACCATAAACTGTCTAAAATCCAATATGTGGCAGAAGAGTTTGACTGCGCTGAGTGGGAAGAACGTCACCAACAGTTCCATGTATCACTACTTGAAGGCGCGGATTCAGAGAACATGTTTAAATTCTTTGATGACTTGATCAACCAAGTTAAGCGTTATCGTTTCCTAGTTCTATCGGCTGAAACAGTGACAGACGATCTGTTCAATATCGATGAACACGAAATGATCATGAAGCTAGTACTCGCTAAAAATGTCGATCAAGCGACAGAGCTGCTGGATCAACACCTACTAAGCTCAATGAAACGAATTGAAGAAGTTATCGAAGCGGCATAA
- the pykF gene encoding pyruvate kinase PykF, protein MKKTKIVCTIGPKTESVEKLTELVDAGMNVMRLNFSHGDFAEHGTRIANFRKVMENKGEQLAILLDTKGPEIRTIKLEDGNDVDLVAGQEFTFTTDATVVGNKDVVAVTYLGFAKDLTAGNTILVDDGLIEMEVIATTETEVKCKVLNNGALGENKGVNLPGVSVQLPALSEKDKADLKFGCEQGVDFVAASFIRKEDDVKEIRELLNANGGENIHIISKIENQEGVDNFDSILEASDGIMVARGDLGVEIPAEEVIFAQKMMIEKCNRARKMVITATQMLDSMISNPRPTRAEAGDVANAIMDGTDAVMLSGETAKGKYPVEAVTIMAQIANRTDSALKAELGSRLDSPRLRITEAVCKGAVDTAEKLAAPLIVVATEGGKSARSVRKYFPTANILALTTNEKTAAQLVLTKGVKPVLVDSIENTDAFYINGKEIALQSGLGNKGDIVVMVSGALVASGTTNTASVHVL, encoded by the coding sequence ATGAAAAAGACCAAAATCGTATGTACGATTGGCCCTAAAACTGAATCTGTAGAGAAGCTAACTGAACTAGTAGATGCTGGCATGAACGTTATGCGTCTTAACTTCTCTCACGGTGATTTCGCAGAACACGGCACTCGTATCGCGAACTTCCGTAAAGTAATGGAAAACAAAGGTGAGCAACTTGCTATCCTTCTAGATACTAAAGGTCCTGAAATCCGTACTATCAAACTTGAAGATGGTAACGACGTAGATCTAGTAGCTGGTCAAGAGTTCACTTTCACAACTGACGCAACAGTTGTTGGTAACAAAGACGTAGTAGCAGTAACTTACCTAGGTTTCGCTAAAGACCTAACTGCAGGTAACACTATCCTTGTTGATGACGGCCTAATCGAAATGGAAGTTATCGCAACAACAGAAACTGAAGTTAAGTGTAAAGTTCTTAACAACGGTGCTCTAGGCGAAAACAAAGGTGTTAACCTTCCTGGCGTTTCTGTTCAACTTCCAGCTCTTTCTGAGAAAGACAAAGCTGACCTTAAGTTTGGTTGTGAGCAAGGCGTTGATTTCGTAGCTGCTTCTTTCATCCGTAAAGAAGACGATGTTAAAGAAATCCGTGAGCTTCTAAACGCTAACGGTGGCGAAAACATCCACATCATTTCTAAGATTGAAAACCAAGAAGGTGTAGATAACTTCGATTCAATCCTTGAAGCTTCTGACGGCATCATGGTTGCTCGTGGTGACCTAGGTGTTGAAATCCCAGCTGAAGAAGTAATCTTCGCTCAGAAAATGATGATCGAGAAGTGCAACCGTGCACGTAAGATGGTTATCACTGCAACTCAAATGCTTGACTCTATGATCAGCAACCCACGTCCAACTCGCGCAGAAGCGGGTGACGTTGCGAACGCAATCATGGATGGTACTGATGCAGTAATGCTTTCTGGTGAAACTGCTAAAGGTAAGTACCCAGTTGAAGCTGTTACTATCATGGCTCAAATCGCGAACCGTACTGATTCAGCTCTTAAAGCTGAACTAGGTTCTCGTCTAGACAGCCCACGTCTACGCATCACTGAAGCAGTATGTAAAGGCGCTGTGGACACAGCAGAGAAGCTAGCTGCTCCTCTAATCGTTGTTGCAACTGAAGGCGGTAAGTCTGCACGTTCAGTACGTAAGTACTTCCCAACTGCAAACATCCTTGCTCTAACAACTAACGAAAAGACAGCTGCACAGCTAGTTCTTACTAAAGGTGTTAAGCCAGTTCTTGTTGACTCTATCGAGAACACAGACGCTTTCTACATCAACGGTAAAGAAATCGCTCTACAATCTGGCCTAGGTAACAAAGGCGACATCGTAGTTATGGTTTCTGGTGCTCTAGTTGCTTCTGGTACTACAAACACAGCGTCTGTTCACGTTCTATAA